A DNA window from Pyrus communis chromosome 3, drPyrComm1.1, whole genome shotgun sequence contains the following coding sequences:
- the LOC137729565 gene encoding protein MALE DISCOVERER 2-like, whose protein sequence is MGGRWNPPGFWLLSLLVLIFVSRFRGCWCLNDEGLILLSFRENIKFDPFGALENWSPNDADPCLWNGVHCVDGNVQMLNLTDFSLEGTLVPELGKLGHLRSLVFYKNRLSGVIPKEIGGLTRLELLDLRNNNLSGMIPVELSSMLSLKRLLLCDNRFKGTIPLELTRLSSLSELQFDDYLTPNETTGFGCVNRKFGHCIWQSNLERVNVVLFLKGAFRNYVNYLSLPRFSYKKESPRIDGDNCCDNLSSLFESHMAFARRRLLAQGSNLPAAPFTGTEPTGQVIALPTTRSSGAFPAVPKDKRKNLPPPAPAPASQPSPESHEASKHDGQSSQKSNSNMWKYLTIAFSVLILLLVLIAMVFMCRTQVAKTVGPWKTGLSGQLQKAFITGVPKLNRPELETACEDFSNIISTIEGCIVYKGTLSSGVEIAVASTTMSSLKDWSKHAENAYRKKIDVLSRVNHKNFVNLIGYCEEDEPFTRMMVFEYAPNGNLFEHLHIEEMEHLDWNSRIRIVMGTAYCLQYMHHELNPPVSHPNLTSASIFLTDDYAAKIAEICFWAEAIRKPKNSSDDDKEHSVLPPLADPETNVYSFGVMLLEIISGKLQNSEEHGSLLYWASAYLNENRSNMVDPTLKSFKNEELDVLCEVIKDCIQEDPRQRPTMKDVTNKLREVIPITPNQAVPRLSPLWWAELEILSVEAT, encoded by the exons ATGGGGGGTAGATGGAACCCTCCTGGGTTCTGGTTGCTATCTCTCctggttttgatttttgtttcgaGGTTTCGGGGTTGTTGGTGTCTCAATGATGAAG GATTGATTCTGTTGTCATTCCGCGAAAATATCAAGTTCGATCCTTTTGGTGCTTTGGAGAATTGGAGTCCTAACGATGCCGATCCTTGCCTGTGGAATGGTGTTCATTGTGTGGATGGTAATGTGCAGATGCT GAATCTGACGGACTTTTCTCTGGAAGGGACATTGGTACCTGAACTTGGGAAACTTGGTCACTTAAGATCTCT CGTGTTCTACAAGAACCGTTTATCTGGTGTAATTCCTAAAGAGATTGGGGGGCTCACAAGGTTGGAACTGCTGGATTTGAGGAACAATAACTTGAGTGGGATGATTCCAGTTGAGTTAAGCAGTATGCTGTCACTGAAACGCTT GTTGCTTTGTGACAATAGATTCAAAGGCACCATTCCTCTTGAGCTCACTCGTCTCAGCTCGCTCTCTGAATTGCAATTTGATGATTACCTTACACCAAATGAAACCACTGGGTTTGGCTGTGTGAACAGAAAGTTTGGCCACTG CATCTGGCAGAGCAATTTAGAACGTGTGAATGTGGTATTATTTCTTAAAGGAGCTTTTAGGAACTATGTCAACTACTTGTCACTGCCACG GTTCAGTTACAAAAAAGAGTCTCCACGGATCGATGGAGATAATTGCTGTGATAATTTATCTA GTTTGTTTGAGTCGCACATGGCCTTTGCTCGCCGTAGACTACTTGCACAAGGCAGTAACCTACCAGCTGCACCTTTTACTGGCACAGAACCAACTGGACAGGTCATTGCTCTTCCAACTACCCGAAGTAGTGGCGCCTTCCCAGCTGTGCCAAAAGACAAAAGGAAAAATCTTCCTCCACCTGCACCTGCACCTGCATCGCAGCCTTCACCTGAATCTCACGAGGCTTCAAAACATGATGGACAATCTTCCCAAAAATCAAATAGCAATATGTGGAAGTATCTCACTATTGCTTTCAGTGTGCTTATCTTGCTCCTTGTTCTTATTGCCATGGTCTTCATGTGTCGAACCCAAGTTGCTAAAACTGTAGGTCCCTGGAAGACTGGATTGAGTGGGCAGTTGCAGAAAGCATTTATAACAG GAGTTCCCAAGTTGAACCGACCAGAACTGGAAACCGCATGTGAAGATTTCAGTAACATTATTAGTACAATTGAAGGTTGCATTGTGTACAAGGGAACACTGTCCAGTGGAGTTGAAATTGCCGTTGCATCAACTACAATGTCGTCTTTGAAAGATTGGTCCAAGCATGCAGAGAATGCTTACCGGAAAAAG ATTGACGTACTGTCACGCGTGAATCATAAGAACTTTGTCAATCTTATTGGCTACTGTGAGGAGGATGAACCTTTTACTAGGATGATGGTGTTTGAGTATGCTCCGAATGGAAATCTCTTTGAGCATCTGCATA TTGAAGAAATGGAACACCTTGATTGGAATTCGAGGATTAGGATCGTTATGGGAACTGCTTATTGTCTTCAATACATGCACCATGAGCTAAACCCACCTGTGTCACATCCTAACCTGACCTCGGCTTCTATCTTTTTGACGGATGATTACGCTGCTAAG ATTGCGGAGATCTGTTTCTGGGCAGAAGCAATACGAAAGCCTAAGAATTCCAGCGATGATGATAAGGAGCATTCGGTTTTGCCACCCCTTGCCGATCCAGAAACAAACGTCTACAGCTTCGGAGTAATGCTACTTGAAATCATTTCCGGGAAGCTCCAAAACTCAGAAGAACATGGGTCCCTTCTATACTGG GCCTCTGCATATCTGAACGAGAATCGAAGCAACATGGTCGATCCAACCCTCAAGTCGTTCAAAAACGAAGAGCTGGATGTCCTGTGTGAGGTCATCAAAGATTGCATCCAAGAAGATCCAAGGCAGAGACCAACAATGAAGGATGTCACTAACAAACTGAGGGAAGTGATCCCCATCACTCCCAACCAAGCAGTCCCCAGACTCTCTCCCCTCTGGTGGGCGGAACTCGAGATCTTATCGGTCGAGGcgacataa